The following coding sequences are from one Humulus lupulus chromosome X, drHumLupu1.1, whole genome shotgun sequence window:
- the LOC133804290 gene encoding DUF724 domain-containing protein 8-like, whose amino-acid sequence MRCSTSVLVKYKTTNKDYAEKVSVAQLEMIRPQPPKMSEDDKDFELWEKVDAFCDLGCSVGEVTKILQHRKYGVAVAVAFGVEKKEMKFDHTQLRYHLDWVDGKWVNKSRENLSTLVSRQKSTCDEGRGIGSSTLNGSLGCVIEKGTSCSTNVHDNQMSPPAVDNSSTFELEELQLSTAGKGSCAQMVNGNDNLKLNQVEELSDPGRLGEPQKEPVSSQEGGQNDIGAICEIDRYAEQTEDSNVPIVKRSTIWELVDSLEVFKKLPQNPPQCHLVMAGSKIELEVLALTNKVKFAFVIDQISKV is encoded by the exons ATGAGGTGCTCAACTTCTGTTCTGGTGAAGTATAAGACGACAAATAAAGATTATGCTGAGAAAGTTTCTGTAGCACAACTGGAGATGATTCGACCCCAACCTCCAAAAATGAGTGAGGATGATaaagattttgagttgtgggagAAGGTGGATGCTTTTTGTGATTTGGGTTGTTCAGTTGGAGAGGTCACTAAAATTCTTCAACACAGAAAGTATGGTGTTgctgttgctgttgcttttgggGTGGAGAAGAAGGAGATGAAGTTTGATCACACTCAGCTGCGCTATCACTTGGATTGGGTTGATGGAAAATGGGTTAACAAATCAAGG GAGAACCTATCTACACTAGTTAGTCGGCAAAAATCAACATGTGATGAAGGTAGAGGTATTGGGTCATCGACCTTAAATGGAAGTTTGGGTTGTGTTATCGAAAAAGGAACATCTTGTTCAACAAATGTGCATGACAATCAAATGTCTCCTCCTGCTGTTGATAATTCATCAACATTTGAACTTGAAGAGCTGCAACTCTCAACTGCAG GTAAGGGGTCTTGTGCACAAATGGTAAATGGCAATGATAATCTTAAATTGAACCAAGTAGAAGAACTCAGCGATCCGGGCAGGTTAGGGGAGCCTCAAAAAGAACCAGTCTCTTCTCAG GAGGGGGGTCAAAATGACATTGGAGCCATTTGTGAAATAGACAGATATGCAGAACAAACTGAGG ATAGCAATGTTCCCATTGTGAAAAGATCTACTATTTGGGAATTAGTAGATTCATTAGAAGTGTTCAAAAAATTGCCACAGAATCCTCCTCAGTGTCATTTGGTGATGGCAGGCAGTAAAATTGAGCTTGAAGTACTAGCTTTGACTAATAAGGTAAAGTTTGCATTTGTAATTGACCAGATCTCCAAGGTATGA